In the genome of Tursiops truncatus isolate mTurTru1 chromosome 21, mTurTru1.mat.Y, whole genome shotgun sequence, one region contains:
- the LOC101328371 gene encoding large ribosomal subunit protein uL30-like — MAEEEPRKKIPLVPENLLKKRKAYQALKATQAKQALLQRKEQRKGKEIKFKRLAWFLHDSWQQLRDKVRLRRLEVKPHGLEVPDKHSLAFVLRIERINGVSLLVQRTIARLRLNKIFSGVFMQVTPQTIKTLRIVEPYVTWGFPNLKSVQELILKRGQAKVKNKIIPLTDNTVIEEHLGKFGVICLEDLIHEIAFLGKNFQVISGFSRPFQLSVARHATKNRVGFLKEVGSPGYRGECINQLIQQLN, encoded by the coding sequence ATGGCGGAGGAAGAGCCAAGAAAAAAGATCCCTTTGGTTCCAGAAAATCTCCTGAAAAAGAGGAAGGCTTATCAGGCCCTGAAAGCCACCCAGGCAAAGCAGGCGCTTTTGcaaaggaaggagcagaggaaaggaaaagagatcaaGTTTAAGCGACTAGCATGGTTCCTACATGATTCCTGGCAGCAACTACGTGACAAGGTGCGACTCAGACGACTAGAAGTGAAACCTCATGGCTTGGAAGTGCCAGATAAACATTCCTTGGCGTTTGTTTTACGCATCGAAAGGATTAATGGGGTGAGTTTACTGGTGCAGAGGACCATTGCAAGACTTCGCCTGAATAAGATTTTCAGTGGTGTCTTTATGCAAGTAACTCCTCAAACCATAAAAACGCTTCGTATAGTGGAACCTTATGTGACCTGGGGATTTCCAAATTTGAAGTCAGTTCAGGAACTCATCTTGAAACGTGGACAAGCCAAGGTCAAGAATAAAATCATCCCTTTGACAGACAACACAGTGATTGAGGAGCACCTGGGGAAGTTTGGTGTAATTTGCTTGGAAGACCTCATTCATGAAATTGCCTTTCTGGGGAAGAATTTTCAGGTGATCTCAGGGTTCTCGCGCCCTTTCCAACTCTCAGTGGCCCGTCACGCTACCAAGAATAGAGTGGGCTTCCTCAAGGAAGTGGGCTCACCTGGCTATCGAGGTGAATGCATCAATCAGCTTATCCAGCAGCTGAACTAA